One region of Zingiber officinale cultivar Zhangliang chromosome 7B, Zo_v1.1, whole genome shotgun sequence genomic DNA includes:
- the LOC122004313 gene encoding uncharacterized protein LOC122004313, which produces MARFICGMNREIANIVELHHYVELDDVVHMPMKVERKLKKGVRSSSKYEAASSSRRSGHIAYQCPNKRSMIMLDNGEIEIEEEDEGNESTPSVEDTSDVELAIDGQALVVLRALLMQTKEDDDRLCVNVASKLMVDKFGLPTLKHPKPYKLQWLNDSGEMKVTKQVLISFTIGRYTDEVLCDVVPMQASHLLLGRPWQFDRRTTHDGYKNRYSFSKDGRNITLAPLTPRQVFEEQLQIKKSVAARGKAYQSSPEETKELQRQVEELMTKGHVRESMSPCAVPVLLVPKKDGAWRMCVDCRVVNKITKCSFCIDRVVFLGFVVSSRGVEVGEEKVKAIREWPTPTTITEVRSFHGLAGFYRRFVPNFSTIAAPLMEIIKKNIGFKWGESQEKAFNALKEKLSTAPLLLLDFSKVFKIKCDASGIGIGVVLMQEKRPIAYFSEKLNGAVLNYSTYDKELYALVRALETW; this is translated from the exons ATGGCTCGGTTCATTTGTGGCATGAACCGTGAGATTGCCAATATTGTTGAGCTGCATCACTACGTGGAGCTTGACGATGTGGTACACATGCCAATGAAAGTTGAAAGAAAACTCAAGAAAGGAGTGCGATCATCTTCCAAGTATGAGGCTGCAAGTTCATCCAGAA GATCAGGTCATATTGCTTATCAATGTCCAAACAAGCGATCAATGATCATGTTGGATAATGGGGAGATCGAAattgaagaggaagatgaaggaaatGAGTCCACTCCATCAGTTGAAGATACTAGTGATGTTGAGCTTGCTATTGATGGCCAAGCTCTTGTTGTGCTAAGAGCTCTCCTTATGCAAACCAAGGAAGACGATGACAGGCT CTGTGTTAATGTGGCAAGCAAGTTAATGGTGGACAAGTTTGGCCTACCTACCTTGAAGCATCCAAAGCcgtataaactccaatggctcaATGACAGTGGAGAAATGAAGGTAACCAAGCAGGTCCTTATTTCATTTACGATTGGAAGGTACACGGATGAGGTTCTGTGTGATGTTGTACCCATGCAAGCTAGCCATTTGCTTCTTGGAAGACCGTGGCAATTTGACAGACGGACCACACATGATGGGTACAAGAACCGCTACAGCTTCAGCAAGGATGGTAGGAACATTACACTTGCACCTTTGACACCTCGTCAAGTATTTGAGGAACAACTCCAGATCAAAAAGTCCGTTGCAGCAAGAGGAAAAG CTTATCAAAGTAGTCCAGAAGAGACCAAAGAGCTTCAAAGGCAAGTTGAAGAACTTATGACCAAAGGACATGTTCGTGAAAGCATGAGTCCCTGTGCTGTGCCGGTGCTGCTGGTTCCAAAGAAAGACGGGGCTTGGAGGATGTGCGTGGATTGTCGAGTTGTAAACAAGATAACG AAATGCAGCTTTTGCATAGATAGGGTTGTTTTCCTTGGATTTGTTGTTAGTTCCAGAGGCGTGGAAGTTGGTGAGGAGAAGGTGAAAGCTATCAGGGAATGGCCTACCCCTACCACCATCACTGAAGTAAGGAGTTTTCATGGCTTAGCCgggttctataggaggtttgtgccaAATTTCAGCACCATCGCTGCCCCTTTAATGGAAATCATCAAGAAGAATATTGGATTTAAGTGGGGAGAGTCACAAGAGAAAGCCTTCAACGCattaaaagaaaagctaagtaCTGCTCCTTTACTACTACTagatttttctaaggtttttaaaatcaaatgtgatgcttctggtatTGGTATAGGTGTTGTTCTTATGCAAGAAAAGAGGCCAATTGCCTACTTCAGTGAGAAGCTCAATGGTGCAGTGTTGAACTACTCAACATATGACAAGGAGCTCTATGCATTGGTGCGAGCTTTGGAGACATGGTAA